In a genomic window of Streptomyces sp. NBC_01231:
- the fxsT gene encoding FxSxx-COOH system tetratricopeptide repeat protein gives MTGFPRERASRLGDGGPVSGSSPPSAFPESVEYGREHGARLPADLEQTAPARNGPHAEEQAAPRWQEVADAVWLAAYWSRHGRPVPGRHPGPAPEPTRDPEDARPPGQPPPPADGEPPAAPPVPDTDAVRLTRPPRAHPSDDRTPGAQNPAPDTTRRPGPAPSDAPGGPAAPAQLLPHPEGPYALHVGRPLLPADDRPQHGPGRATALLARALHRLARRIPSRDTLELDEDTTAEQGVVDGMWLPFLRPARTSAFDLVLLIDDAPTMRIWEDAAARLAEAAEHSGAFRGVRTVRVNVPRTGAATLRWTTGRAAADPAELLDGRGGRVFLVVTDGLAHGWAASAADDLLGRLAHAGPTALVHLLPPHLRHRSSLYPYQAVLEAGGFGAPNDGLAHWAPPAGPDPLRPLPATGDGSVPVPVLSLKAGSIAAWADLVTGERGVRRSLPVVLAGTLTKGAPAPGLRAPRFPRAATAAVRRFFTLATPAARRLATQLAAVPFEFDLMEQLRRRTMPETGPDHLAEILMGGLIDWDSGGQGRPEFADGVREALLATTTRSQLARTVSVVGELPAAGARGVALRAALQDPLGARLPDPAEHGWARSELAVMRALSGPYSERAKRIEPNLPRLGTGTTERVAVGPPAGTPTEVNQPEGGGSPEGKGSDPASDNNDETGESVPSQVIDETRPNASEDEQLMTSTTTRTPAIMVNVPLRNTSFVGRQALLRAVEEQLGAQDTAAVLPHALHGLGGVGKSQLALEYIYTHQQDYKVICWIPAERESLILTALTTLAAQLGVAPMSQESVGTPTANTAVPAVLEALRTGAPYDNWLLVFDNAEDIEVARKYFPPNGPGKVIVTSRNRAWERVATPLPVNVFEREESVELLQRRSPDLDPEDADRLAEALGDLPLAVEQAGAWRAVTGMLIEEYLDLLRQRSLEILELDTTPDYPTSVAAAWDISLTRIAESNPGARQLLDICASMAPEPIPRSILRGSRGVSITPDVDPLLRESIKLNRAIRDLSQFSLVRVDPRSDTLQMHRLLQTVLLAKLGQQERESMRSAAHQLLSAAKPGIYASSLEWRAYQELLPHVLASQAVTSTDDWVREMVHDTVLFLYYWGDHAGAANLGRQAWNAWLAASGEDDIYVIRMSKRFSFLLRQIGQVAESIPLTEKALEVSRRIGVEAEEMIDSLCEMADARRYQGRFQEARDLGREATELARPQFGLEDPTTLRAAHSLGVDLRLCGQFGDALAMDQENARLRDQMFGSASFFTLNSLNALSIDMRENGDYPGARDFQEDAYRRARTALGEEHPLTLRIGRNLAVCRRRDGALAEAAKLSEETLRRFVARYGPDHFDSVSTALNYSVDLRLAGDLDSARKQGEDAAARYAARLGDEHAYTLLAKANLAATLRALGSLDAAGDLEDEAADRLKETVGPRHITTLTVAIGQANTAYARLDFERAHQIDDANLPLLKEVAGEDHPLTLSCTANLALDLRGLGRGPEAEDVQRKAVEGLTRVVRVDHPWLLAARHRRRIECDMAPMPL, from the coding sequence ATGACCGGCTTTCCCAGGGAGCGTGCGTCCAGGCTCGGCGACGGGGGCCCCGTATCGGGGTCGTCGCCTCCTTCGGCGTTCCCCGAGTCCGTCGAGTACGGGCGTGAGCACGGAGCGCGGCTCCCCGCCGACCTGGAGCAGACCGCACCGGCCCGCAATGGCCCGCACGCCGAGGAACAAGCGGCACCACGCTGGCAGGAGGTCGCCGACGCGGTGTGGCTCGCCGCGTACTGGTCCCGCCACGGCCGCCCGGTGCCCGGTCGGCACCCGGGCCCGGCCCCCGAACCAACCAGGGACCCCGAGGACGCACGACCCCCGGGCCAGCCCCCGCCCCCGGCCGACGGGGAGCCCCCCGCGGCCCCACCCGTCCCCGACACCGATGCCGTACGTCTGACGCGGCCACCCCGCGCCCACCCTTCGGACGACCGGACGCCCGGTGCGCAGAACCCGGCCCCGGACACCACACGCCGGCCCGGCCCGGCGCCGAGCGACGCCCCTGGCGGACCGGCGGCACCGGCCCAGTTGTTACCTCACCCCGAAGGTCCCTACGCGCTGCACGTCGGACGCCCGCTGCTGCCCGCCGACGACCGGCCCCAGCACGGGCCGGGCCGGGCCACCGCCCTGCTCGCGCGCGCCCTGCACCGGCTGGCCCGGCGGATCCCCTCCCGCGACACCCTCGAACTCGACGAGGACACCACCGCCGAGCAGGGAGTCGTCGACGGCATGTGGCTGCCCTTCCTCCGCCCGGCCCGCACGTCCGCCTTCGACCTGGTGCTGCTCATCGACGACGCGCCCACCATGCGGATCTGGGAGGACGCCGCGGCCCGCCTCGCCGAGGCCGCCGAACACAGCGGCGCCTTCCGGGGGGTGCGCACGGTCCGCGTCAACGTGCCCCGTACCGGCGCCGCCACCCTGCGCTGGACCACCGGCCGCGCCGCCGCGGACCCCGCCGAACTCCTCGACGGACGCGGCGGTCGCGTCTTCCTCGTCGTCACCGACGGACTCGCCCACGGCTGGGCCGCATCCGCCGCCGACGACCTGCTCGGCCGGCTCGCCCACGCCGGCCCCACCGCCCTCGTCCACCTGTTGCCGCCGCATCTGCGTCACCGATCCTCCCTCTACCCGTACCAGGCGGTCCTGGAGGCCGGCGGTTTCGGCGCCCCCAACGACGGCCTGGCGCACTGGGCCCCGCCTGCCGGCCCGGACCCGCTGCGGCCGCTGCCCGCCACCGGCGACGGCTCCGTTCCGGTACCGGTCCTGTCCCTGAAGGCGGGCTCCATCGCGGCCTGGGCGGACCTCGTCACCGGGGAGCGCGGAGTACGCCGCTCGCTGCCCGTCGTGCTGGCCGGCACCCTCACCAAGGGCGCCCCGGCGCCCGGACTGCGCGCCCCGCGCTTCCCGCGCGCCGCCACCGCCGCCGTCCGCCGCTTCTTCACCCTCGCCACCCCGGCCGCGCGCCGACTCGCCACCCAACTGGCCGCCGTTCCCTTCGAGTTCGACCTCATGGAACAGCTGCGCCGACGCACCATGCCGGAGACCGGCCCCGACCATCTCGCCGAGATCCTGATGGGCGGCCTGATCGACTGGGACAGCGGCGGCCAGGGGCGTCCGGAGTTCGCCGACGGAGTCCGCGAGGCGCTGCTCGCGACCACCACCCGCAGCCAACTCGCCCGCACCGTCAGCGTGGTGGGCGAGCTGCCCGCGGCCGGGGCGCGAGGGGTCGCGCTGCGCGCCGCCCTGCAGGACCCGCTCGGCGCCCGGCTGCCCGACCCGGCGGAACACGGCTGGGCACGCAGTGAACTCGCGGTGATGCGCGCGTTGTCGGGGCCGTACTCCGAACGCGCGAAGCGCATAGAGCCCAACCTTCCCCGGCTCGGCACCGGCACGACCGAACGGGTGGCCGTCGGTCCCCCGGCCGGTACACCCACAGAGGTGAACCAGCCGGAGGGCGGGGGATCGCCCGAGGGAAAGGGCAGTGATCCAGCGTCGGACAATAACGACGAAACTGGAGAATCCGTGCCGAGCCAGGTAATCGACGAGACCCGACCCAATGCCTCGGAGGACGAGCAGCTCATGACGAGCACCACGACCAGGACGCCCGCCATCATGGTGAACGTTCCGCTCCGGAACACCTCGTTCGTCGGCCGGCAGGCGCTGCTGAGGGCCGTGGAGGAGCAGCTCGGCGCCCAGGACACCGCGGCCGTGCTGCCGCACGCGCTGCACGGACTGGGCGGCGTCGGGAAGTCGCAGCTGGCGCTCGAGTACATCTACACCCACCAGCAGGACTACAAGGTGATCTGCTGGATCCCCGCCGAGCGCGAGAGCCTCATCCTCACCGCGCTCACCACCCTCGCCGCCCAGCTGGGCGTCGCCCCCATGAGCCAGGAGAGCGTGGGCACCCCGACGGCCAACACCGCCGTGCCCGCCGTCCTGGAGGCGCTGCGCACCGGGGCGCCGTACGACAACTGGCTGCTGGTCTTCGACAACGCCGAGGACATCGAGGTGGCGCGCAAGTACTTCCCGCCCAACGGCCCGGGCAAGGTCATCGTCACCTCCCGCAACCGAGCCTGGGAGCGGGTGGCCACTCCGCTGCCGGTGAACGTCTTCGAGCGCGAGGAGTCCGTGGAGCTGCTCCAGAGGCGCTCCCCCGACCTGGACCCCGAGGACGCCGACCGGCTCGCCGAGGCGCTGGGGGACCTGCCGCTGGCGGTGGAGCAGGCGGGCGCGTGGCGTGCCGTCACCGGCATGCTGATCGAGGAGTACCTCGACCTGCTGCGGCAGCGCAGCCTGGAGATCCTCGAACTCGACACCACCCCCGACTACCCGACGTCGGTGGCGGCCGCGTGGGACATCTCGCTGACCCGGATCGCGGAGAGCAACCCCGGGGCCCGCCAACTCCTCGACATCTGCGCGAGTATGGCCCCCGAGCCCATCCCGCGGTCCATCCTGCGCGGCAGTCGGGGCGTCAGCATCACGCCCGACGTCGACCCGCTGCTGCGCGAGTCGATCAAACTGAACCGTGCCATCCGTGACCTCAGCCAGTTCTCGCTGGTGAGGGTGGACCCGCGGTCCGACACCCTGCAGATGCACCGTCTGCTGCAGACCGTGCTCCTGGCCAAGCTGGGGCAGCAGGAGCGGGAGAGCATGCGCAGCGCCGCCCACCAGCTGCTGTCGGCCGCCAAGCCCGGCATCTACGCCTCGTCCCTGGAATGGCGCGCCTACCAGGAGCTGCTGCCGCACGTCCTCGCCTCCCAGGCGGTGACCAGCACCGACGACTGGGTGCGCGAAATGGTCCACGACACGGTGCTGTTCCTCTACTACTGGGGTGACCACGCCGGTGCCGCGAACCTGGGCCGGCAGGCCTGGAACGCCTGGCTCGCGGCCTCCGGCGAGGACGACATCTACGTCATCCGCATGTCGAAGAGGTTCTCCTTCCTGCTGCGCCAGATCGGGCAGGTCGCCGAGTCCATCCCGCTCACCGAGAAGGCGCTGGAGGTATCCCGTCGTATCGGCGTCGAGGCCGAGGAGATGATCGACTCCCTGTGCGAGATGGCGGACGCCCGCCGCTACCAGGGAAGGTTCCAGGAGGCCCGGGATCTGGGGCGGGAGGCCACGGAGCTGGCGCGTCCCCAGTTCGGGCTGGAGGACCCCACGACACTGCGTGCCGCCCACAGCCTCGGCGTCGATCTGCGCCTGTGCGGCCAGTTCGGTGACGCGCTGGCGATGGACCAGGAGAACGCCCGGCTGCGCGACCAGATGTTCGGCTCCGCCAGCTTCTTCACCCTCAACTCCCTCAACGCCCTCTCCATCGACATGCGGGAGAACGGCGACTATCCCGGCGCGCGCGACTTCCAGGAGGACGCCTACCGGCGGGCCCGGACCGCGCTCGGTGAGGAACACCCGCTGACCCTGCGCATCGGCCGCAACCTAGCCGTCTGCCGACGCCGTGACGGGGCCCTCGCCGAGGCCGCGAAGCTCTCCGAGGAGACGCTGCGGCGCTTCGTCGCACGGTACGGGCCCGACCACTTCGACTCCGTGTCCACGGCGCTCAACTACTCCGTCGACCTGCGCCTCGCCGGCGACCTCGACAGCGCCCGCAAGCAGGGCGAGGACGCCGCGGCGCGCTACGCCGCACGCCTCGGCGACGAGCACGCCTACACGCTGCTGGCCAAGGCCAATCTCGCCGCGACGCTGCGGGCGCTGGGCTCGCTCGACGCCGCCGGGGATCTGGAGGACGAGGCGGCCGACCGACTGAAGGAGACGGTCGGGCCGCGGCACATCACCACGCTGACCGTCGCCATCGGCCAGGCCAACACGGCCTACGCCCGCCTGGACTTCGAGCGGGCGCACCAGATCGACGACGCCAACCTGCCGCTGCTGAAGGAGGTCGCGGGTGAGGACCACCCGCTGACCCTGTCGTGCACCGCGAACCTCGCGCTCGACCTGCGCGGCTTGGGCCGCGGGCCCGAGGCCGAAGATGTGCAGCGCAAGGCCGTGGAGGGGCTCACCCGCGTGGTCCGCGTGGACCACCCGTGGCTGCTCGCGGCCCGGCACCGCCGGCGTATCGAGTGCGACATGGCCCCGATGCCGCTGTAG